The proteins below come from a single Cannabis sativa cultivar Pink pepper isolate KNU-18-1 chromosome 3, ASM2916894v1, whole genome shotgun sequence genomic window:
- the LOC115711485 gene encoding SWI/SNF complex component SNF12 homolog — translation MSMNNNNQAKGVGAGLPPHFGNSGMVPQSIAVNQQPHLLSQAQHQTQGVSHFPGHFQLSEPQAQGLVQTQFVNVQAQAKAQGQGQGQAQAQSQGQTQAQAQALGQAKQARIRADLEAQAQALAQLHNSMNSNAGVSTPSVATPGTGGGGAKRANQKPPSRPTNSSNANTSSPFKTMELTPAARRKKRKLPDKQIPEKVADLLPESALYTQLLEFEARVDAALTRKKIDIQESFKISPRFQKTLRMYVFNTYVNQTQPIPENNNAEHNNAEPPSWSLKIVGRLLEDGKDPVVAGNGMTPNLTPKFSSFFKKITIYLDNNLYPDSHVITWDSARSPALHDGFEVKRIGNKEFTAAIRLEMNYTPEKYKLSPALKEVLGIEADSRIRIIAAIWHYVKSRKLQSPSDPTSFMCDPPLQKVFGDEKMKFTSVSQKLAQHLTPPQPIHLEHKIKLSGTCPVGTNCYDVLVDVPLSLDKEMSSFLARTENNKEIDACDELISASIKKIHEHRRRRAFFLSFSQSPAEFINTLIASQSKDLKLVAGDASRNAEKERRSDFYNQPWVEDAVIRYLNRKSAGTDAPGST, via the exons ATGtcaatgaataacaataatCAGGCCAAGGGTGTGGGGGCAGGGTTACCTCCTCATTTTGGAAATTCAGGGATGGTGCCTCAGTCTATAGCTGTGAATCAGCAACCCCATCTTCTGTCTCAGGCACAACATCAAACACAAGGTGTGTCTCATTTTCCGGGTCATTTTCAGCTGTCTGAGCCTCAAGCCCAGGGACTTGTTCAGACTCAATTTGTGAATGTTCAAGCACAGGCAAAGGCACAGGGTCAGGGTCAGGGTCAGGCTCAAGCACAGAGTCAGGGTCAGACTCAAGCACAGGCACAAGCTCTCGGTCAAGCTAAGCAAGCCCGAATTCGAGCAGACTTGGAAGCTCAAGCTCAGGCCCTTGCCCAGTTGCACAATTCCATGAATAGTAATGCTGGTGTATCAACACCTTCTGTGGCAACTCCAGGTACTGGAGGTGGAGGTGCCAAGCGAGCTAATCAAAAGCCACCTTCAAGACCCACAAACTCATCAAATGCTAATACAAGTTCACCATTTAAAACAATGGAGCTGACCCCAGCTGCTCGGAGGAAGAAGCGAAAGCTACCTGATAAACAAATACCAGAGAAGGTGGCAGACCTTTTGCCCGAGTCTGCGCTTTATACTCAGTTGCTTGAATTCGAGGCTCGTGTGGATGCTGCTTTGACAAGAAAGAAAATTGACATCCAGGAGTCGTTCAAAATATCTCCACGTTTTCAGAAAACACTCAGAATGTACGTATTCAACACTTATGTAAATCAGACGCAGCCTATACCCGAGAACAATAATGCAGAACACAATAATGCAGAACCTCCTTCTTGGTCACTTAAGATAGTTGGGAGGCTTTTGGAAGATGGGAAAGATCCTGTAGTTGCTGGCAATGGCATGACCCCAAATTTGACTCCAAagttttcttcctttttcaagaAAATAACTATATACTTGGACAATAATCTTTATCCAGATAGCCATGTAATTACGTGGGATAGTGCTCGTTCGCCTGCTCTACACGACGGCTTTGAAGTGAAGCGAATAGGGAATAAAGAGTTCACTGCAGCAATTAGGCTAGAAATGAATTACACGCcagaaaaatataaactttccCCAGCTCTGAAGGAAGTTCTTGGCATTGAGGCAGATAGCCGCATAAGGATCATAGCTGCAATTTGGCATTATGTTAAATCTAGAAAATTGCAGAGCCCCAGTGACCCTACTTCTTTCATGTGTGATCCGCCTCTTCAAAAAGTGTTTGGGGATGAGAAGATGAAGTTTACATCAGTTTCACAAAAGTTAGCACAGCATTTAACTCCACCACAACCCATACATCTGGAACATAAGATTAAGCTTTCGGGAACTTGTCCAGTTGGAACTAATTGCTATGATGTGCTGGTTGATGTGCCTCTTTCTCTGGATAAAGAAATGTCTTCATTCTTGGCACGTACTGAGAATAATAAGGAAATTGATGCTTGCGATGAACTGATATCTGCGTCTATAAAGAAGATTCATGAACATAGGAGGCGGCGGGCTTTCTTTCTTAGTTTCAGTCAGTCTCCAGCAGAGTTTATTAACACTCTGATAGCTTCTCAGAGCAAAGATTTAAAGCTTGTTGCTGGAGATGCCAGTCGAAATGCAGAGAAGGAGCGGCGTTCTGACTTTTATAATCAACCCTG GGTCGAAGACGCTGTTATTCGTTACTTGAACCGCAAATCTGCTGGCACTGATGCTCCTGGAAGCACTTGA
- the LOC115711486 gene encoding large ribosomal subunit protein uL22y isoform X2, which yields MVKYSKEPDNPTKSCKARGSDLRVHFKNTRETAFSIRKMPLIKAKRYLEDVLVHKQAIPFRRFCRGVGRTAQAKNRHSNGQGRWPVKSAKFILDLLKNAESNAEVKGLDVDSLYVSHIQVNQAQKQRRRTYRAHGRINPYMSSPCHIELTLSEKEEPVKKEPESQLASRKPEKTRA from the exons ATG GTGAAGTATTCTAAGGAGCCTGATAATCCCACCAAAT CCTGCAAAGCCAGGGGGTCAGATCTCAGAGTTCACTTTAAG AATACTAGGGAGACAGCGTTTTCAATTAGAAAGATGCCTTTGATCAAGGCAAAAAGGTATTTGGAGGATGTTTTGGTTCACAAGCAAGCTATCCCATTCCGTCGCTTCTGTAGAGGAGTAGGGCGTACTGCACAGGCAAAAAATCGCCACTCAAATGGACAAGGACGTTGGCCTGTAAAATCTGCCAAGTTTATTCTTGACCTACTGAAGAATGCTGAGAGCAATGCTGAG GTGAAAGGTTTGGATGTCGATTCACTTTACGTTTCTCACATCCAGGTGAACCAAGCTCAAAAGCAAAGGCGTCGTACATACCGTGCCCATGGAAGAATTAACC CTTACATGTCATCCCCATGCCATATCGAGCTGACTTTGTCAGAGAAAGAAGAGCCGGTCAAGAAAGAG CCTGAAAGTCAGTTGGCTTCTAGGAAACCAGAAAAGACTCGTGCTTAG
- the LOC115711486 gene encoding large ribosomal subunit protein uL22 isoform X1: MVKYSKEPDNPTKSCKARGSDLRVHFKNTRETAFSIRKMPLIKAKRYLEDVLVHKQAIPFRRFCRGVGRTAQAKNRHSNGQGRWPVKSAKFILDLLKNAESNAEVKGLDVDSLYVSHIQVNQAQKQRRRTYRAHGRINPYMSSPCHIELTLSEKEEPVKKEVNKLLKRTHDLIFTSNFHLI, translated from the exons ATG GTGAAGTATTCTAAGGAGCCTGATAATCCCACCAAAT CCTGCAAAGCCAGGGGGTCAGATCTCAGAGTTCACTTTAAG AATACTAGGGAGACAGCGTTTTCAATTAGAAAGATGCCTTTGATCAAGGCAAAAAGGTATTTGGAGGATGTTTTGGTTCACAAGCAAGCTATCCCATTCCGTCGCTTCTGTAGAGGAGTAGGGCGTACTGCACAGGCAAAAAATCGCCACTCAAATGGACAAGGACGTTGGCCTGTAAAATCTGCCAAGTTTATTCTTGACCTACTGAAGAATGCTGAGAGCAATGCTGAG GTGAAAGGTTTGGATGTCGATTCACTTTACGTTTCTCACATCCAGGTGAACCAAGCTCAAAAGCAAAGGCGTCGTACATACCGTGCCCATGGAAGAATTAACC CTTACATGTCATCCCCATGCCATATCGAGCTGACTTTGTCAGAGAAAGAAGAGCCGGTCAAGAAAGAGGTAAATAAATTGTTAAAAAGAACACATGATCTGATATTTACAAGCAATTTTCATCTAATATGA